A part of Crassostrea angulata isolate pt1a10 chromosome 5, ASM2561291v2, whole genome shotgun sequence genomic DNA contains:
- the LOC128186061 gene encoding glutathione gamma-glutamylcysteinyltransferase-like: protein MWRWTGFMRKFCYIAKPGHQRLKCSTNKGVLIKCSKRVPLVSQKTPEITTMADVPQKVPQFYRRVLPDTCISFYSEEGKKIFREALDSGHMECYFKLAAQFRTQDEPAFCGLTTLVIALNALEVDPGAVWKGPWRWYHERMLDCCVPISLVEHEGITFNQFVCLAECNSIETQATKSGTGGTLEQFREKVVEYSKRDDAFLILSYSRKTVNQTGDGHFSPVGGYHPKRDLILILDTARFKYPPHWISLELLWEAMHALDKTTGEPRGYLSVRKKTSSHTEQKDILTLFKISPSFDVANVNVLSPGISPLISQWQDWLMEEYSEQENQEKTLEYVVRSLNDCARAAADEETVLTTQIDVKCVGDLSKAHACVVHQLLTNIEKVPFFEAVNKFLTQNVNDHHLASFGRVTSNLSEGQEKCLSSKLTIAHFVVMFLMSWPYEAVDSKVMRNGDMLVRLVMKVKSECWENILNGESNVLRKQFSSLLKLQKEKQSNRKKCACHN, encoded by the exons ATGTGGAGATGGACGGGTTTTATGCGAAAATTTTGTTATATTGCCAAACCAGGTCATCAGCGACTAAAATGTTCTACTAACAAAGGAGTGTTGATTA AATGTTCCAAAAGAGTCCCACTAGTTTCCCAGAAAACTCCTGAAATAACAACAATGGCTGATGTTCCTCAAAAGGTTCCTCAGTTTTACAGAAGGGTTCTTCCAGATACGTGTATATCATTTTACTCAGAGGAGGGCAAAAAAATCTTCCGAGAGGCCCTGGATTCTGGACACATGGAGTGCTACTTTAAGCTTGCAGCCCAGTTCCGTACGCAGGATGAGCCGGCCTTCTGCGGGCTGACCACTCTTGTGATAGCTCTGAACGCTCTGGAGGTGGATCCAGGGGCTGTCTGGAAAG GGCCTTGGAGATGGTACCATGAGAGAATGCTGGATTGCTGTGTTCCGATCAGCCTAGTGGAACATGAAGGAATTACTTTCAACCAGTTTGTCTGTCTGGCTGAGTGTAACTCGATCGAGACACAGGCCACAAAGTCCGGGACTGGGGGGACCCTGGAACAGTTCCGGGAAAAAGTGGTGGAATACTCCAAGAGGGACGATGCTTTCCTGATCCTCAGCTACTCCCGGAAAACTGTCAATCAAACAG GAGATGGCCATTTTTCTCCGGTTGGTGGCTACCATCCCAAAAGAGAcctcattttgattttagacaCCGCCAGGTTTAAATACCCCCCTCACTGGATATCACTTGAACTACTGTGGGAAGCCATGCATGCTCTGGACAAGACTACAG GAGAACCCAGAGGCTATCTTTCAGTGAGGAAGAAAACATCATCCCACACTGAACAGAAGGACATCCTAACCTTGTTTAAGATATCCCCGTCCTTCGACGTAGCCAATGTAAATGTCCTCAGCCCTGGGATATCCCCACTGATCTCTCAGTGGCAGGACTGGCTAATGGAGGAATACTCAGAACAGGAAAACCAAGAGAAGACACTGGAGTACGTGGTCAGGAGTCTCAACGACTGCGCCAGAGCTGCTGCAGACGAGGAGACCGTGCTGACGACCCAGATTGATGTAAAGTGTGTGGGAGATCTGTCCAAAGCCCATGCCTGTGTGGTTCATCAGCTTCTTACTAACATTGAGAAAGTCCCTTTCTTTGAAGCTGTCAACAAATTTCTTACCCAGAATGTAAACGACCACCATCTTGCCAGTTTTGGACGCGTCACGAGCAATTTGTCTGAAGGCCAGGAAAAGTGCCTGTCATCAAAACTCACCATTGCCCACTTTGTggtcatgtttctgatgtcttGGCCTTACGAGGCTGTTGACTCCAAGGTCATGAGAAATGGGGACATGCTTGTTCGACTGGTTATGAAGGTGAAATCGGAGTGTTGGGAGAACATATTGAATGGGGAATCAAATGTACTGAGAAAACAGTTCTCTAGTTTACTGAAACTCCAAAAGGAGAAACAATCAAACCGAAAAAAGTGTGCCTGCCATAACTAA